One genomic window of Roseobacter ponti includes the following:
- a CDS encoding extracellular solute-binding protein — protein MTSPRTRTIAAPYRRARTLAALGALTAAVALFWTTTLRAQDNMVVSHGYSFYGDLKYPEDYSHFDYVNPDAPKAGEISLSVVGTFDSMHPYTRKGRAGALSTVMYESLLGEGTGGAAAPADAYGEYLCLLCERVEYPETKDWVIFYMRPEARFSDGSPVTAHDIAFSHNLLLDEGLKSYADAVRQRIPEVEVIDDHTIKFYFTEGISRRSLIDQVGFVPAWSKKWYEETGAGLDESRLEVSPGSGPYMIESVDVNRRIVYKRNPEYWGKDLAFNVGRNNFDSIRIEYFGDDTAAFEAFKAGEYTFRSEGDSRKWATGYDFPKVDQGHVVTKDLPDGSPPSPSGIVFNLGSDVLKDRRVRQAIALAFNFEWTNESLQYGLFKQRASFTQDTPLMATGLPEGDELAFLQELGDLVPPEMISEPALEPHTSKPERLLDRRNARAAMKLLDEAGWGVGDDGIRRNDAGDTLRLNFLFNSATSPTLSAVMENFVSNVQGLGVDITFEKVDASQYTLRERDRDYDLVFDAYGAFLGTGTGLMQRYGSEAAEFSLFNPAGLASPLVDAIIERSLVAETREEEQASLMALDRALRYEFIMIPVWYNPSHWVAFYDQYEHPEEIPPFALGQLDFWWYNQDKADALRAAGALR, from the coding sequence ATGACATCCCCCCGGACCCGGACCATCGCGGCACCTTATCGCAGGGCCCGCACCCTCGCAGCCCTGGGCGCACTGACCGCTGCGGTTGCTCTGTTCTGGACGACGACGCTGCGGGCGCAGGACAATATGGTGGTAAGCCACGGCTATTCCTTTTACGGCGATCTGAAATACCCCGAAGACTATTCGCATTTCGACTACGTGAACCCCGACGCACCCAAGGCCGGCGAAATTTCTCTCAGCGTCGTCGGCACGTTTGATTCCATGCACCCTTACACCCGCAAAGGCCGGGCCGGGGCGCTGTCGACCGTGATGTATGAAAGCCTTCTGGGCGAGGGCACCGGCGGCGCGGCCGCCCCTGCGGATGCTTACGGCGAATATCTCTGCCTGCTCTGCGAGCGGGTGGAATACCCTGAGACGAAGGACTGGGTAATCTTCTACATGCGTCCCGAGGCACGGTTTTCAGACGGCTCGCCCGTCACCGCCCATGACATCGCGTTCAGCCACAACCTGCTGCTGGATGAGGGGCTGAAATCCTATGCCGATGCCGTGCGCCAGCGCATCCCCGAAGTCGAAGTAATCGATGACCACACCATCAAATTCTACTTCACCGAAGGCATCTCCCGGCGCAGTCTCATTGATCAGGTCGGGTTCGTGCCTGCCTGGTCGAAAAAGTGGTATGAGGAAACCGGCGCGGGTCTCGACGAAAGCCGGCTTGAGGTTTCGCCCGGGTCCGGCCCCTATATGATCGAGAGCGTCGATGTGAACCGCCGCATCGTGTATAAGCGCAACCCTGAGTACTGGGGCAAAGACCTTGCCTTTAATGTCGGGCGCAACAACTTCGACAGCATCCGCATCGAATACTTCGGTGACGACACCGCCGCCTTCGAGGCATTCAAAGCCGGCGAATATACCTTCCGCAGTGAAGGGGACTCGCGCAAATGGGCCACCGGCTACGACTTCCCGAAGGTTGATCAGGGCCATGTCGTGACCAAAGACCTGCCGGACGGCTCCCCGCCGTCGCCCTCGGGCATCGTTTTCAACCTTGGCAGCGACGTGCTCAAAGACCGCCGCGTCCGGCAGGCCATCGCCCTTGCCTTTAACTTCGAATGGACGAACGAGAGTCTGCAGTACGGGCTTTTTAAGCAGCGTGCCTCCTTTACTCAGGATACACCGCTTATGGCCACCGGCCTGCCGGAAGGTGACGAGCTTGCCTTTCTGCAGGAACTCGGTGATCTGGTGCCGCCTGAAATGATCAGCGAGCCCGCGCTGGAGCCCCATACCTCAAAGCCGGAGCGTCTGCTCGACCGGCGCAATGCCCGTGCAGCGATGAAACTGCTTGATGAGGCAGGCTGGGGTGTCGGTGATGATGGCATCCGCCGCAATGACGCAGGCGATACGCTCAGGCTGAACTTTCTCTTCAACAGTGCCACCTCGCCCACTCTGAGTGCTGTCATGGAAAACTTCGTTTCCAACGTGCAGGGCCTTGGTGTCGATATCACCTTTGAAAAGGTCGATGCCTCGCAATACACCCTGCGCGAACGTGACCGCGATTACGATCTGGTGTTCGACGCCTATGGCGCCTTTCTCGGCACTGGCACCGGTCTGATGCAACGCTATGGATCTGAGGCTGCCGAATTCAGTCTTTTCAATCCTGCGGGCCTTGCCAGCCCGCTTGTGGATGCGATCATCGAACGCTCGCTCGTTGCCGAGACCCGCGAAGAGGAACAGGCCTCTCTTATGGCGCTCGACCGCGCGCTGCGCTACGAGTTCATCATGATCCCGGTCTGGTACAATCCCAGCCACTGGGTCGCCTTTTACGACCAGTACGAACATCCCGAAGAGATCCCGCCCTTTGCCCTCGGGCAGCTGGATTTCTGGTGGTACAATCAGGACAAAGCGGATGCGCTGCGAGCGGCAGGAGCGCTGAGATAA
- a CDS encoding universal stress protein — protein sequence MSYKTILTVLTSADTKASALSEAAALATAQDGHLEVLCLGLDQSHGSYYELGTNPAVMQAAIEHAQNRAQEVRDAAVPELKKTDARWDAHTAVAAGNDAGHAVVARGRFADIAVLPLPYRDGAGPEESAVLEGLLIQAGCPVLVVPPGASADMAPERVVIGWNESPEALRAVRAAMPVLKQAKEVHIAIIDPPGHAPDRSDPGGSLAVWLSRHGVNCDIQVMSASGERVSAKMARHVTETGSELLVMGGYGHSRFREALLGGATRDTLADSRVPVLMMH from the coding sequence ATGTCCTATAAGACGATTCTGACCGTACTCACATCTGCTGATACAAAAGCTTCGGCCCTCAGCGAAGCTGCTGCCCTCGCTACTGCGCAGGACGGCCATCTGGAGGTACTCTGTCTGGGCCTTGATCAGTCACATGGCTCTTATTACGAACTCGGCACCAACCCCGCAGTGATGCAGGCCGCGATCGAACATGCACAGAACCGCGCGCAGGAAGTCCGGGATGCTGCCGTGCCGGAGCTGAAGAAAACCGATGCGCGCTGGGACGCGCATACCGCTGTTGCCGCGGGGAATGATGCCGGTCACGCGGTCGTGGCACGCGGGCGGTTTGCAGATATCGCCGTGCTGCCGCTGCCTTACCGCGACGGCGCCGGGCCCGAAGAAAGCGCGGTTCTCGAAGGGTTGCTCATTCAGGCCGGGTGTCCGGTTCTGGTGGTGCCGCCAGGCGCTTCTGCCGATATGGCGCCGGAACGGGTTGTGATCGGGTGGAACGAAAGCCCCGAAGCACTGCGCGCTGTGCGCGCCGCGATGCCGGTTCTGAAACAGGCCAAAGAAGTGCATATCGCGATCATCGACCCGCCCGGCCATGCGCCCGACAGGTCAGACCCGGGTGGCAGCCTTGCAGTCTGGCTGAGCCGGCACGGGGTTAACTGTGACATTCAGGTTATGTCCGCCAGCGGCGAGCGGGTCAGTGCCAAAATGGCGCGCCATGTTACTGAAACCGGCTCAGAGCTTCTAGTGATGGGTGGCTACGGTCATTCGCGCTTCCGCGAGGCTCTGCTGGGTGGCGCAACCCGCGACACCCTCGCAGACAGCAGGGTTCCGGTGCTGATGATGCACTAA
- a CDS encoding microcin C ABC transporter permease YejB, translating to MGAYIIRRLLLIIPTLLGIMLINFALVQFVPGGPVEQAIARIQGGGDVFEGFAGTNNDAGSVDLGSNESEYIGARGLPPEFIAELEAEFGFDKPPVERFLNMIWNYMRFDFGESYFRSISVLELIKEKLPVSITLGLWSTVIAYLVSIPLGIRKAVRDGSRFDTWTSGVIIAAYAIPGFLFAILLLVLFAGGSYYQIFPLRGLTSDNFDQLTPMGKVIDYFWHITLPVFASTISAFATLTLLTKNSFLDEVKKHYVMTARAKGLSEARVLYGHVFRNAMLIVIAGFPAVFIGVFFGGSLIIETIFSLDGLGRLGFEAAVARDYPIVFGTLFIFGLMGLVVGILSDLMYVLVDPRIDFERREG from the coding sequence ATGGGCGCCTATATTATCCGAAGGCTGTTGCTGATCATCCCGACCCTTCTGGGGATCATGCTGATCAATTTTGCGCTGGTGCAGTTCGTGCCGGGTGGCCCCGTCGAACAGGCCATCGCCCGCATTCAGGGTGGCGGCGACGTGTTTGAAGGGTTCGCCGGCACCAACAATGACGCAGGTTCTGTTGATCTGGGCAGCAATGAGAGCGAATACATCGGCGCGCGCGGCCTGCCGCCTGAGTTCATCGCGGAGCTAGAAGCCGAATTCGGCTTTGACAAACCTCCTGTCGAACGCTTCCTGAATATGATCTGGAACTACATGCGCTTTGATTTCGGAGAGAGCTATTTCCGGTCGATCTCCGTGCTGGAACTGATCAAGGAGAAACTGCCCGTTTCCATCACGCTCGGGCTCTGGTCCACGGTCATCGCCTATCTGGTGTCGATCCCGCTTGGCATCCGCAAGGCGGTCCGCGACGGCTCGCGGTTTGACACATGGACGTCGGGCGTGATCATCGCGGCCTATGCGATCCCCGGCTTTCTCTTTGCGATCCTGCTGCTGGTGCTCTTTGCCGGCGGATCCTATTACCAGATCTTCCCGCTCAGGGGCCTTACCAGCGACAATTTTGACCAGCTTACGCCGATGGGAAAGGTGATCGATTACTTCTGGCACATTACCCTGCCGGTATTTGCCTCCACCATCTCCGCCTTTGCCACGCTGACGCTGCTGACCAAAAACAGCTTCCTCGACGAGGTGAAAAAGCACTACGTCATGACTGCGCGCGCCAAGGGGCTGTCGGAGGCCCGTGTTCTCTACGGCCATGTGTTCCGCAACGCGATGCTGATTGTGATCGCAGGTTTTCCGGCCGTGTTTATCGGCGTCTTTTTCGGCGGCTCGCTGATCATCGAGACGATCTTCAGCCTCGATGGGCTGGGTCGTCTGGGTTTCGAGGCGGCGGTGGCGCGCGATTATCCGATTGTTTTCGGCACGCTTTTCATCTTCGGTCTGATGGGGCTGGTGGTCGGCATCCTGTCGGATCTGATGTATGTGCTGGTCGATCCGCGCATCGACTTTGAACGGCGGGAGGGCTGA
- the hemN gene encoding oxygen-independent coproporphyrinogen III oxidase, whose translation MHMTPELAKLGLFDAKVPRYTSYPTAPQFTPAVGPAQMRDWIAGIAPGARVSLYLHIPFCRRLCWFCACRTQGTKTNSPVAAYLKTLFEELEILGAHLPEGVQLNRMHWGGGTPTLLTPKMTRKLARRIRKVLPLAPGAEFSVEIDPNEIDQPRVDALAEAGMNRASIGVQDFDDEVQSTIGRIQGFETTRNAADMLRAAGIRSLNADILFGLPHQDQARLSATVQKLLTLSPDRVALYGYAHVPWMARRQALIPSDALPQPEERLALFESARQLFEWDGYKQIGIDHFALPDDTLAVAARTGRLRRNFQGYTDEPCDVLIGLGASAISRFPEGYAQNEPATSKYTAAVREGRFATVRGHAFTQEDHLRARLIEALMCDFRISTDETETRFPGTQAHVAKMLRDVAKKFGDTVQLTTSGLEVHPDALALTRIIAREFDAYSMSENAHASAI comes from the coding sequence ATGCACATGACACCTGAATTAGCCAAGCTGGGTCTTTTTGACGCAAAAGTGCCCCGCTACACGAGCTACCCGACCGCCCCGCAGTTTACACCCGCTGTAGGTCCCGCGCAGATGCGGGACTGGATTGCAGGCATTGCGCCCGGTGCGCGGGTGTCGCTTTATCTGCATATCCCGTTCTGCCGGCGGCTGTGCTGGTTCTGTGCCTGCAGAACCCAGGGGACCAAGACCAACAGCCCTGTTGCCGCATATCTGAAAACCCTCTTTGAGGAACTGGAGATCCTGGGTGCGCATCTGCCGGAAGGTGTGCAGCTGAACCGAATGCACTGGGGCGGCGGCACACCCACCCTTCTGACGCCCAAGATGACCCGAAAGCTCGCCAGACGAATCCGGAAAGTGCTGCCACTGGCGCCCGGCGCCGAATTCTCCGTCGAGATTGACCCCAATGAGATCGATCAGCCACGGGTTGACGCCCTGGCAGAGGCCGGCATGAACCGCGCCTCGATCGGCGTACAGGATTTCGACGATGAGGTGCAGTCGACCATCGGGCGCATCCAGGGGTTTGAGACCACACGGAACGCTGCTGATATGTTGCGGGCCGCCGGGATCCGGTCGCTCAACGCCGATATCCTTTTCGGACTGCCCCACCAGGATCAGGCGCGGCTGTCGGCCACAGTGCAGAAACTTCTGACGCTGAGCCCGGACCGCGTGGCGCTTTACGGCTATGCGCATGTGCCGTGGATGGCCCGCCGCCAGGCGCTGATCCCGTCAGACGCCCTGCCCCAGCCCGAGGAACGCCTGGCCCTGTTCGAATCGGCACGACAGCTATTTGAATGGGACGGGTATAAACAGATTGGTATCGATCATTTTGCGCTGCCGGATGACACGCTGGCGGTTGCCGCCCGTACCGGCAGACTGCGCCGCAACTTTCAGGGCTATACCGACGAGCCCTGCGACGTGCTGATCGGTCTTGGCGCCTCTGCCATTTCGCGGTTTCCCGAAGGCTATGCGCAGAATGAGCCGGCAACCTCGAAATACACCGCCGCTGTGCGCGAGGGCCGTTTTGCGACTGTCCGCGGTCATGCCTTTACCCAGGAGGACCATCTGCGCGCCCGCCTGATCGAGGCTCTGATGTGTGATTTCAGGATTTCGACCGACGAGACTGAAACGCGTTTTCCCGGCACGCAGGCGCACGTGGCGAAGATGCTGCGCGATGTGGCGAAAAAATTCGGCGATACAGTGCAGCTGACCACCAGCGGGCTCGAGGTGCATCCCGACGCGCTGGCGCTGACGCGTATCATCGCGCGCGAGTTCGATGCCTACAGCATGTCGGAGAACGCCCACGCTTCAGCGATCTGA
- a CDS encoding ABC transporter permease has translation MTDPLPTRLPGQDAPPPVPEKPKRFSLSPLNQRRWRNFRRNRRAYWSLWIFSILFGLSLFAEFIAYDKPILVSYRGEIYTPIWNFYPETAFGGDFQTEAVYRDPEVKCLIATGGLDLCFDDPEAYIEDAKDGVVEGEEIEKGWALWPLIPYSYDTAVDRPGAAPLPPNAQNLLGTDGTKRDVLARVVHGFRLSIFFTLIVTGAASLIGIAAGAVQGFFGGWVDLIFQRIIEVWSSTPQLYVIIILFAILGRSFWLLVFLMVLFGWMSLVGVVRAEFLRARNLEYVRAARALGVSNLTIMFRHMLPNAMVATLTMLPFLVTATIGTLAGLDFLGFGLPSSAPSLGELTLQAKQNLQAPWLAFTAFFTFAIMLSLLVFIFEGVRDAFDPRKTFA, from the coding sequence ATGACTGATCCGCTGCCCACACGCCTGCCCGGACAGGACGCACCGCCGCCTGTCCCAGAAAAGCCAAAGCGCTTCTCCCTGTCGCCCCTGAACCAGCGGCGCTGGCGCAATTTCCGCCGTAACCGCCGCGCCTACTGGTCGCTGTGGATATTCTCGATCCTCTTCGGGCTGTCGCTTTTCGCCGAATTCATCGCCTATGACAAACCGATCCTTGTGAGCTATCGCGGCGAGATTTACACACCGATCTGGAATTTCTACCCCGAGACCGCATTTGGCGGAGATTTTCAGACAGAAGCCGTTTATCGCGATCCGGAAGTAAAGTGCCTGATCGCCACGGGCGGGCTGGACCTGTGTTTCGATGATCCCGAAGCGTATATCGAAGACGCAAAAGACGGCGTTGTCGAAGGCGAAGAGATTGAAAAAGGCTGGGCCCTCTGGCCGCTTATTCCCTATTCCTATGACACGGCCGTGGACCGCCCCGGTGCGGCCCCGCTGCCGCCCAACGCACAGAACCTGCTGGGCACTGACGGCACCAAACGCGATGTGCTCGCCAGGGTGGTACACGGCTTCCGGCTCTCTATATTCTTCACTTTGATCGTCACCGGGGCGGCCTCGCTCATCGGGATTGCCGCCGGTGCTGTGCAGGGCTTTTTCGGCGGCTGGGTGGATCTGATTTTCCAGCGCATCATCGAGGTCTGGTCTTCGACGCCGCAGCTTTATGTGATCATTATCCTCTTCGCGATCCTCGGGCGAAGTTTCTGGCTGCTCGTTTTTCTCATGGTGCTCTTTGGCTGGATGTCTCTTGTGGGCGTGGTGCGCGCCGAATTCCTGCGCGCACGCAATCTTGAATACGTGCGCGCCGCCCGGGCGCTGGGGGTCAGCAACCTGACCATCATGTTTCGCCACATGCTGCCCAACGCGATGGTGGCAACGCTTACGATGCTGCCGTTTCTTGTCACCGCAACCATCGGCACACTGGCTGGGCTCGATTTTCTGGGCTTTGGTCTGCCGTCCTCGGCCCCCTCATTGGGAGAACTGACCCTGCAGGCCAAACAGAACCTGCAGGCGCCCTGGCTCGCCTTCACCGCCTTCTTCACCTTTGCGATCATGCTGTCGCTGCTGGTGTTCATCTTCGAAGGTGTCCGCGATGCCTTTGATCCCAGAAAGACCTTTGCATGA
- a CDS encoding SRPBCC family protein — MKFETQEDIDAPVGHVFEMLTDFETFERAAMRRGAEVRRTDGHTAPAVGVSWEARFFLRGRMRDVTLEITRCDPPDHLALALASSGLTGSIAFELIALSPSRTRLLVGLELQPHSLSARLLVQSLKLSKGAILRKYEDRIAGFVQTLSDRHDRRT, encoded by the coding sequence ATGAAGTTTGAGACCCAGGAAGACATCGACGCACCCGTGGGCCATGTCTTTGAAATGCTCACCGATTTTGAAACCTTTGAGCGCGCGGCAATGCGGCGCGGCGCCGAAGTGCGTCGGACAGATGGTCATACGGCACCGGCAGTCGGAGTGTCCTGGGAAGCCCGGTTTTTCCTGCGCGGGCGCATGCGGGACGTGACGCTTGAGATCACCCGCTGCGATCCGCCCGATCATCTCGCGCTTGCGCTGGCCTCATCCGGGCTGACCGGAAGCATCGCCTTTGAGCTCATTGCGCTCTCGCCGTCGCGCACGCGCCTGCTGGTCGGGCTGGAGCTGCAACCGCACAGCCTGTCAGCGCGGTTGCTGGTGCAGTCGCTGAAGCTGAGCAAAGGCGCCATTCTGCGCAAATACGAGGACCGCATCGCCGGTTTCGTTCAGACGCTCAGCGACAGGCATGACCGCAGGACCTGA
- a CDS encoding c-type cytochrome — MFDTMTFTKAAGGVCGALLVFLLGKWAAEELYHVDSHGEASYVIEVEDDADTAEVEEVVDFATVLASASVDDGAKVFRKCSACHKLEQGANGVGPYLYGVVGRGIGAADGFSYSETLAGMDGDWTPENLSGFLEKPSSWAEGTSMGFAGLNKVQDRADVIAYLDSLDD; from the coding sequence ATGTTTGACACAATGACATTCACCAAAGCGGCAGGCGGCGTGTGCGGCGCACTGCTTGTGTTCCTTCTCGGCAAATGGGCTGCCGAAGAGTTGTATCATGTGGATTCGCATGGCGAAGCCTCATACGTCATTGAGGTTGAAGACGATGCCGATACCGCAGAGGTCGAGGAAGTCGTTGATTTTGCAACCGTTCTGGCATCCGCCAGCGTCGATGATGGCGCCAAGGTGTTCCGCAAGTGCTCTGCGTGTCACAAGCTGGAGCAGGGCGCGAACGGCGTTGGCCCTTACCTTTACGGTGTCGTCGGTCGCGGTATCGGTGCTGCAGACGGCTTCAGCTATTCTGAAACACTGGCAGGCATGGACGGCGACTGGACCCCTGAAAATCTCAGCGGCTTTCTTGAGAAACCCTCTTCATGGGCAGAAGGAACATCCATGGGCTTTGCAGGTCTGAACAAGGTTCAGGACCGGGCCGATGTGATCGCCTATCTCGACAGCCTCGACGACTGA
- a CDS encoding ABC transporter ATP-binding protein → MSALLDVKDLRVGFRQDGKLTEAVRGVSFSVERGETVALVGESGSGKSVSALSTVSLLGDSAEVSGSVTYDGQQMIGADEKLLRKVRGNDISFIFQEPMTSLNPLHTIEKQLGESIALHQGLTGDAARARIIELLEQVGIQDAATRVTSYPHQLSGGQRQRVMIAMALANEPDVLIADEPTTALDVTIQAQILDLLKDLKDRMGMGLLFITHDLGVVRRIADRVCVMQNGEIVETGPTAEIFDAPKHPYTIKLLSAEPSGAPAPLPGDAKPVARTEHLKVWFPIQAGLLRRTVGYVKAVNDASLSVRAGETIGIVGESGSGKTTLALALMRLISSEGEITFMGDDVRKWSTRQLRSLRKDMQIVFQDPFGSLSPRMTCAQIISEGLGIHRVDPDRAPRDLVRDVMIEVGLDPETMDRYPHEFSGGQRQRIAIARAMVLRPRLLVLDEPTSALDMTVQVQIVDLLRKLQEKYGLAYIFISHDLKVVRAMSHHVMVMKRGDVIEQGPVEQIFDAPRDEYTRTLLQAAT, encoded by the coding sequence ATGAGCGCCCTTCTTGACGTCAAGGATCTGCGCGTTGGGTTTCGCCAGGACGGAAAGCTGACAGAAGCCGTGCGCGGCGTCAGCTTTTCTGTCGAACGTGGTGAGACCGTCGCTCTCGTGGGTGAGAGCGGCTCGGGCAAATCTGTTTCTGCCCTTTCCACCGTTTCCCTGCTCGGGGACAGCGCGGAAGTCTCCGGCTCCGTTACCTATGATGGTCAGCAGATGATCGGGGCGGATGAGAAACTGTTGCGCAAGGTGCGCGGCAATGACATCAGCTTCATCTTTCAGGAGCCGATGACCTCGCTTAATCCGCTGCACACCATCGAAAAGCAGCTGGGTGAGAGCATCGCCCTTCACCAGGGACTGACCGGCGATGCGGCACGCGCGCGGATCATTGAACTGCTGGAGCAGGTCGGCATTCAGGACGCGGCCACCCGCGTGACCAGCTACCCACACCAGCTCTCTGGCGGCCAGCGCCAGCGCGTGATGATCGCCATGGCCCTTGCCAATGAGCCGGATGTGCTGATCGCCGACGAGCCGACAACGGCGCTGGATGTCACGATCCAGGCGCAGATCCTCGATCTGCTGAAAGACCTCAAGGACCGGATGGGCATGGGGCTGTTGTTCATCACGCACGATCTTGGCGTGGTGCGGCGCATTGCCGACCGCGTTTGTGTGATGCAGAACGGCGAGATCGTGGAGACCGGACCCACAGCAGAAATCTTTGACGCACCGAAACATCCCTATACGATCAAACTGCTGAGTGCCGAGCCCTCTGGCGCGCCCGCGCCGCTGCCCGGGGACGCAAAACCCGTGGCGCGCACGGAGCACCTCAAGGTGTGGTTCCCGATCCAGGCAGGTCTGCTGCGCCGCACGGTCGGGTACGTCAAAGCGGTTAACGATGCGAGTCTGTCGGTGCGCGCCGGAGAGACCATCGGCATCGTGGGGGAGAGCGGCTCGGGCAAAACCACGCTGGCCCTTGCCCTGATGCGCCTGATTTCCTCTGAGGGTGAGATCACCTTTATGGGCGATGACGTACGCAAATGGAGCACCCGGCAGCTGCGCAGCCTGCGCAAGGACATGCAGATCGTGTTTCAGGACCCGTTCGGATCACTCAGCCCGCGCATGACCTGCGCCCAGATCATCTCTGAAGGACTGGGTATTCACAGAGTTGACCCCGACCGCGCCCCGCGTGATCTGGTGCGGGACGTGATGATCGAGGTGGGGCTCGACCCCGAAACGATGGACCGCTACCCGCATGAATTTTCCGGCGGTCAGCGACAGCGGATCGCGATTGCGCGCGCAATGGTTCTGCGGCCGCGCCTTCTGGTGCTCGATGAGCCGACCTCTGCGCTCGACATGACCGTTCAGGTTCAGATCGTCGATCTGTTACGCAAGCTGCAGGAAAAATACGGGCTGGCCTATATTTTCATCAGCCACGATCTCAAAGTCGTGCGTGCGATGTCGCATCACGTGATGGTCATGAAACGCGGAGATGTTATCGAACAGGGCCCTGTGGAGCAGATCTTTGACGCGCCGCGCGACGAATACACCCGTACGTTGCTCCAGGCCGCGACCTGA
- a CDS encoding prephenate dehydratase, with product MTADTPARIAFQGELGAYSHEACHAARPEMTPVPCRTFEDAIDAVLEGRAELAMLPVENSTYGRVADIHSLLPQSGLHIIEESFVRVHINLLALPGTALKDIKSAMSHTVLLGQCKSFLARHGIRRVTGADTAGSAKDVAAGGDPSMAALASELAGDIYGLDLLARHIEDQGNNTTRFLLMSPQADHSRRGDHGMITSFVFEVRNIPAALYKAMGGFATNGINMTKLESYMVGGSFTATQFYADIEGHPEDPAVRRAMEELEYFTNMIEILGVYPASPDRD from the coding sequence ATGACTGCCGATACCCCCGCCCGCATCGCTTTTCAGGGAGAGCTCGGCGCCTACAGCCACGAAGCCTGTCACGCCGCACGCCCGGAAATGACACCTGTTCCCTGTCGGACCTTCGAGGATGCAATCGATGCAGTGCTCGAGGGCAGGGCAGAGCTTGCCATGCTGCCGGTGGAAAACTCAACCTACGGACGGGTTGCGGATATTCATTCGCTGCTGCCGCAGTCCGGCCTGCACATCATCGAAGAATCTTTCGTCCGGGTGCACATCAACCTGCTGGCGCTGCCGGGCACCGCCCTCAAAGACATCAAAAGCGCGATGAGCCACACGGTGCTGCTGGGTCAGTGCAAGAGCTTTCTGGCCAGACACGGCATCCGGCGTGTCACGGGCGCGGATACGGCCGGCTCAGCCAAGGATGTTGCTGCCGGCGGGGACCCCTCGATGGCAGCGCTTGCCAGTGAGCTTGCCGGCGACATCTACGGCCTGGACCTGCTGGCCCGGCACATCGAAGATCAGGGCAATAACACCACCCGCTTTCTGCTGATGTCGCCCCAGGCTGATCACAGCCGGCGGGGCGATCACGGCATGATCACAAGCTTCGTTTTTGAGGTGCGCAACATTCCTGCTGCGCTTTATAAGGCGATGGGCGGCTTTGCCACCAACGGGATCAACATGACCAAGCTGGAAAGCTATATGGTGGGCGGCTCTTTCACGGCGACACAGTTCTATGCGGACATTGAGGGCCATCCGGAGGACCCGGCTGTGCGGCGCGCGATGGAAGAGCTGGAGTACTTCACCAATATGATCGAGATCCTTGGCGTTTACCCCGCCAGCCCTGACCGCGACTGA
- the fnrL gene encoding transcriptional regulator FnrL yields MTQSLAPEIKDCSDCPIRHRAVCAKCETDELALLEDIKYYRSFSAGQTVMWAGDRMEFVASVVSGVATLTQTMEDGRRQMVGLLLPSDFVGRPQRDTATYTVTAASDVVMCCFRRKPFEHMIANTPHIAHRLLEMTLDELDAAREWMLVLGRKTAREKIASLLSIIGRRIADLSNKKAGQSITFDLMLTREAMADYLGLTLETVSRQVSALKKDGVIVLEGKRHITVPDMRRLMEEAGDDSDGGLLF; encoded by the coding sequence ATGACGCAAAGTCTTGCGCCAGAAATCAAAGACTGCAGCGACTGTCCGATCCGCCACAGAGCGGTATGTGCGAAGTGCGAGACCGATGAACTCGCTCTGCTGGAAGATATCAAATACTACCGCAGCTTTTCCGCCGGACAGACAGTCATGTGGGCTGGGGACAGAATGGAATTCGTGGCCTCGGTGGTGTCAGGTGTCGCCACGCTGACCCAGACGATGGAAGACGGGCGCCGCCAGATGGTCGGCCTGCTGCTGCCGTCGGATTTCGTCGGCCGCCCCCAGCGCGACACCGCCACTTACACCGTGACGGCGGCCAGTGACGTGGTGATGTGCTGTTTCCGCCGCAAACCGTTTGAGCACATGATCGCCAACACGCCTCATATTGCGCACCGCCTGCTTGAGATGACACTTGATGAGCTTGACGCCGCGCGCGAATGGATGCTGGTCCTCGGTCGCAAGACCGCGCGCGAAAAGATCGCGAGCCTGTTGTCTATCATCGGCCGCCGCATTGCGGATCTGAGCAATAAAAAGGCCGGTCAGTCCATCACGTTCGATCTGATGCTGACCCGCGAAGCGATGGCGGATTATCTGGGCCTGACACTGGAGACGGTGAGCCGCCAGGTCTCCGCGCTGAAAAAGGACGGGGTGATCGTGCTGGAAGGCAAACGGCATATCACAGTGCCGGATATGCGCCGGCTCATGGAAGAAGCAGGTGATGACAGCGACGGCGGGCTGCTCTTCTGA